The sequence GACGGAGCCGGAGCTGACATAGACGAAGCGCTTCACCTCCGGCCTCGTACGTGCCCAGTCCAGCATCCGCACGGTGCCCATGAGATTGACGTCGACGATGCGGGCCGGGTCCTCGGCCTCTGGCTGGCGTTTTGCCTCCGACGCGCTGCCGCGCGAGATCGGCGTGATCGTCGCGCCATGCACGATTACCGTGATGCCTTGCTCGTCGAGCGTCGCGGACCAGGCCTTCGGGTCGAGGACATCGGCGGCGATTACTGTGAGCCGGTCGCGCACCGGGGCGAAATGCTTTTCGGCCGCCGCGTCGAGGCTGGACCGGTCGAGGATCACGGCGCGGGCTTGCGGGTCGCGGTCGAGCCATGCGCGTGCGACCACGCTCATGACGAAGCCGGTGCCACCGGTGACGAGCAGCGTCATGCGAACTCCTTTGAAGTTGAACGAAGAGGGTCAGCGCGTCGCATAGCCGCCGTCCACGAGCATGTCGGATCCGGTGACAAAGGATGCGTCCGATGACAAAAGGAAAGCCGCCGCAGCGGCGATCTCCTCCGGCTCCGCGATGCGGCCGAGCAGATGCGCGGGTCCAAGACCTGCATTGGCGGCCTCGAAGTCTGGAAACCTGCGCAGCAGGCGCGTCGTCGCCACCGCGCCCGGCGACAGGCTGTTGACGCGCACCTTGTCCGGCGCATGGTCGACCGCCATCGCCTTGGCGAGATGGATCAGCCCCGCCTTGGCGGCACAATAGGCAACGGCCCTGGTGGTCGCGACGCGTCCGAACTGCGAGCCGATGAACACCACCGAACCGCCGCCACCCGCCGCGATCAACGGCACCGCGTATTTGCTCATCAGGAACGCACCAGTCAGGCCGACGTCGAGCTCGCGGCGCCAGGATTGTTCGTCGAGATCGACGACGGTAGCATTCGTCGATGGTGCGGCGGCGTTGTACACCAGTCCGTCCAGCCGGCCGAATTTTTGTCTCGCGAATTCGACGGCGTCCCGGGCGGAGCCAATCTCGGTCACGTCACATTGGCAGGCGGCAGCAGAAGGACCAAGTGTATCGGCAAGCTGTGTCGCCGCCGCGAGATCATGGTCAGCGCAGACCACGCTGGCGCCTTCCGCAACGCAGCGTTGGGCAATGGCGGCGCCAATGCCGCTTGCGGCGCCCGCGATCAGGACAACGCTTCCTTGCAGTCGGTTCATCGCGGCGACCTCAACCCCGTTCCTCGACGCTTTGCATGACCGGCGCTGTGACCGGCCGGCGCAGAAGATTGTAGCAGGCCGCGAGCGTGACCAGGGCGGCGCCGCCGCCGAGCAGCAGGAACATTGCGGGAGGCCCAAGATGCGCCATCAACCCCGCGGCGACGCCCGGCGTCGCCACATTGCCGATCGAATAGAGCAGAAGCAGCGTGCCGGAGGCAGCGACCATGTGCCGGCTGTGAAGCTGCGATGCACCGAAGGCCATCGCCACCGGATAGATCGTCAGCGCCGTGGCACCGTAGAGGAAGAACAGCACGAACAGCAGCGGGACCGACAGGGTGCCGACCCATGCGATCGCGGCGCAGGCCGTCACCGACACCAGCCCTTGCGCCAGCAGCATCAGGCGGCGGTCGAACCGGTCCGACAGCCAGCCGACCGGGGTCTGCGCGAGCATGCCGGCGATGCTGATCGTGGTCACCAGCCAGACCGTGGCCGCCGCCGACAGTCCGATCTGCGTCCCGTAAAGAGGCGTCAGCACGAAGATGTTCATGTTGGTGATGCCGGCCTGGAAAATGGCGACGACCGTCACGGGAGCCAGCCTGAAAAGCGCCAGCGGTCCGAGCCGCCTGTCTGCCTTCGCTCCGGGCGCCGGTGCCGGATCGGTCGGCACCGAAGGCAGCGCCGGCCAGCGCGACCCAGCGAACTTTGGCGCGAACGCCAGAAGCACCGTCGCCGCCGCGACCAAGAACAGATGCGGAGATTGCGGGCCGACCAGCGCCACCAGGATCTGGCCGAGCAGCACGGCGATCGCCGTCGTCAGCATGTAGATCGAGAACATCGCGCCGCGATTGTGCTGTTCGGCATAGAGATTGATCCAGCTCTCGCAGACGACGAACATCGAGGCCATCGACATGCCGCCGAGCAGCCGGAAGCAGAACCAGGCCGGTATGAAGTCGGTGAAGACGAAGCCCAGGGCCGACAGCAGCGCTGTCGTCAGGATCAGCAGGAAGGTCCGCTCATGGCCATAGCGGGCGACCAATGGACGTGTCATCAGACAGCCGATCAGGAAGCCGACCGGATAGGCGGTCAGCACGATCTGCACGACGTTGGGGTTGACGCCAGGTTTGCCGAGGTGGAACGACACCGCTGTCGTCAGCATGGCGCTGCCGATGCAGGCGAGACAGACGCTTGCCATGATCGGCAACATGGCGCGGGAACGCTCGGCGTTCCGCCACAAGCGCATCGCGGATTGAGCGATCGATCCCATGAATGCCGCTGTCAGCCGGCTAGAACAGACGCCGGCGATCACAAACAGGATCAATGACCGACGCTGGACTCTCATGCATGGCGACGGCTCCCCTTGGCAGCCACGCTGACCGGCTGCTGCTCTCCCAGACAGAAGCTACACCTCGTCATGCATGCCACAAGCGAAGATTGACACGGCTATGGCGTCATTTTTTTGGCCATCCCGGTGGCGGAAAACGGCGTTGCGCCGTGCGACAGGCTTTACAGTCCTTTTGCACGCTCCCTACGATAGGTCGCCTGCAGAACATCGAGAGGAGACCAGGAGATGACGATCGAACGTCTTGAGAATGGCCAACGCTTCTGCCGGGTGCTGCGCTACAACGGCACCGTCTATGTCTCCGGCCTGACGGCGGACGATCTTTCCGGCGACACCACCGCGCAGACGAAGCAGATCTTCGCCAAGATCGATGCCCTTCTGGCCAAGGCCGGCAGCGACAAGTCGAAGCTTTTGAGCGCCCAGATCTGGCTGCGCGACATCGCCGACTTCGACATGATGAATGCGGCCTGGGATGCCTGGATCGACCGCAGCGCCATGCCGGTGCGCGCAACGGTGGAGGCGCGTCTTGCCGGCGACCAGTATCGCGTCGAGATCATGGTCACGGCGGCGGTCGGCTGACGCCGATTGGGGTGGGCAAACCGAATGCATGAGCTGGTGATCAAAGGTGGACGGGTTGCGCTCGACGATGGTTGGGCCGAATGCGACATCGCCGTCGATGAGGGCCGGATTGCCGCCATCGGGACCGGCCTGACCGGTAAAGCCGTGATCGGCGCCGGCGGTCGCTGGGTCATGCCCGGCGGCATCGACGCCCATTGCCATCTCGACCAGCCGGTCTGGGGCGGGGCCGGTAATGCCGACGATTTCGAATCCGGCACCATTTCGGCGGCCTTCGGCGGCACGACATGCATCGTCCCGTTCGGCATGCCGGGTCCGGACATGACGACGATCGGCGCCATTGATCGAGCGCTCGATCGCGCCACAGGGCGCGCGGTGATCGACTACGGGCTGCACGCGGTGGTGACCATGGGCACCGGCTCCGATGTCGAGCAACAGCTTTCGCTGCTCGCCGGCCGCGGCATCGCCTCGGTCAAGCTATTCATGACCTATCAGGGTTTTGCCGTCGACGATGATCTCTTCTTGAAGGTGCTCGATACCGCCCGCACCCTTGGCTGGATCGTCATGGTCCATGCCGAGAACGACGCCGCGATCCGGCGCACCCGCCAGCGCCTGATCGATCTCGGCCGCACCGATATCCGCTACCATGTCGTTGCCCATAGCGAGACCATGGAGCGCGAGGCCACACATCGTGCGCTGGCCTTCGCCGAAATGACCGGCGCGCGCATGACCATCGTCCACGTCTCCTCCTTGCAGTCGGTCGAGGAGGTGGCGCGGGCGCGCGGGCGCGGCGTCGACGCAATAGCCGAGACCTGCCCGCAATATCTGTTCATCGGCGCTGCCGACCTTGATCGGCAGGCCATCGATGCGGCGCGTTTCGTGTTTTCGCCGCCGCCGCGTTCGCCGCGCAGCCATGAGCATTTGTGGCAGGCGCTGATCGATGGCGGCATCGATCTGTGGTCCTCAGACCATTCGCCCTATTTCTTCGCTGACAAGATCGCGCGATCGCAGACACCTGGCTTCACCACCACGCTGAGCGGCATTCCCGGCATCGAGACCCGTTTGCCGCTGCTGTTCTCGGAAGGGGTGCTCACCGGCCGGCTGACGCTCGAGCGCTATCTCGATCTCACCTCGCGCAATGCCGCCGCGATCTATGGTCTGGCCCACGCCAAGGGGCGGATAGCGGTCGGGCTCGATGCTGACCTGGCACTGTGGGATCCGACAGTGACCTGGACGCTCGGCCATGCCGCCTTGCATTCGCGTGTCGACTTCACACCCTACGAGGGCAGGCGCGTGACCGGCAAGCCGACCACCGTGCTGGTGCGCGGCGTGCCGGTGGTCGCAGACGGCAAGCTGCAGGTGCCGCCGGGGTTCGGACAATTCGTGGTGCGTACCGCCGGTGATCCGGCCCGCTCGGGAAAACCAGTCGAGGAGACGACGCCATGGCTCGATGCCTGACCATAGCGGTCGCCCAGACCGGACCCATCCAGCGCAGCGCCTCGCGTGCCGAAACAGTCGAGCGCCTCGTCCACTTGCTGGAGCAGTCCGCTGCCGCAGGTGCGGAAATTGTGGCGTTCCCCGAGATGGCGCTCACCACCTTCTTCCCACGCTGGCGTATCGACGATCAGGCGGAGATCGACGCCTTCTTCGAACAGTCGATGCCTGGCCCCGAAACGCAGCGGCTCTACGCCGCCGCCGCGCGCCTCAAGGTCGGCTTCGCGCTAGGTTATTGCGAGATCGCCAGGGAAGACGGCCGCACACGCCATTTCAACACTATGGACCTTGTCGGCCCGGACGGGCGCTTCATCGGGCGTTACCGCAAGATGCATGTGCCAGGGTCGAGCGAGCCGGAGGAAGGCACCACCACGCATCTCGAACGCCGTTATTTCGAGCCGGGCAATCTCGGCTTCCCGGTCTTCGATTATCGCGGTGTGCGCCTCGGCATGGCGATCTGCAATGACCGCCGCTGGCCGGAGACCTATCGCATGCTCTGCCTCAACGGCGCAGAGGTGGTGCTGCTTGGCTACAACACGCCGCTGCTGCTCGATGAGGCGCCAGCGCTGGCGCATCTCAGAATGTTCCACAACCATCTGCCGATGCAGGCCGGCGCCTACCAGAACACGCTGTGGGTGGCGGCCGCCGCCAAGGCCGGGCTCGAGGACGGCCAGGCGCTGATCGGCGGCTCCTGCATCATCGCGCCGACCGGCGAGATCGCCGCGCAGGCGATGTCGCTCGGCGACGAGGTCATCGTCCATCGCGCCGATCTCGACCTGATCGAGACCTGCCGGAAGGTGAATTTCAACTTCGCGCTCTATCGCCGCCCCGACCAGTACCGGCGCATTTCGGAACCGGTCTGAGATCGCAACGAGATGAGCGTCATCGAAGCCAATCGAATACAGGGCACAGTGGCGCCTCCGGCCGATCTCTTGTCGTTGAGCGAGATCGTCGAGAACGGGCTCTGCATCGGCTGCGGCCTCTGCCGTTCGATCGCCACACCCGATGCCATCGAAATGGTGATGACGCCGGAGGGGCGCGAGCGGCCGGTGGCGAGGCAGGCCTTGGACAGGCCGACGCTGATGCGGATCAACGCCGTCTGCCCGGGGACCCGGATCGCCGGTCCACCGCCGGCGCAGGCAAGCAATGCCACGTTGACCGACACCGTCTGGGGGCCTGCCGAACGGCTTGTGCTCGGCCGCGCGGGAGATCCCACGGTACGGTTTATCGGTTCAGGCGGCGGGGTGCTGACGGCGCTCGGCCAGTTCCTGCTGAGCTCCGGGCGCGTCAAATTCGTGCTGCATGTCGCGGCATCACAATCCCAGCCGATGCGCAGCGAACGACGGCTGAGCTTCGATGCCGCGTCGATGCTTGAGGGCGCCGGCTCGCGCTATGGCCCGGCGACGACCCTGGTGGATTTCGGCGAAATCCTCGATCGCGGCGAGCCCTTCGCGCTGATCGCCAAGCCTTGCGACATCACCGCCGTGCGCAACCTGGCGCGGCTCGATCCCCGCGTCGACCGGTATATGCGCTATGCCTTGGCCTTCGTCTGCGGCGGCGCCTCCGACCTGTCGAAATCGGAACAGGTGCTGCAGCGTTTCGGCCTCGCCGAGGACGAGCTGGCGCTGTTCCGCTATCGCGGTTACGGCAATCCCGGCCTCAACCGGATCGAAACCAGCGACGGCCGCGCCTTCGAACTCACCTATCGGCAGCTGTGGGAGGATGAGGACAAATGGATGATCCAGCCGCGCTGCAAGATCTGTCCCGACGCGATCGGCCAGGTGGCGGATATCGCGGTTCATGACGCCTGGTTGAACGGCGGGCCGGCGGTCGAGGACGAGGCGCTCAACGGCATCATCGTGCGAACAAAGCGCGGGCTGGAGCTATTCGACGCGGCTGTCGAAGCCGGCGTGCTGGAGATCAAGCGCGAGACCGGCTTTGCCGAAATCAGTGAGTTGCAGTCGCACCAGCTGCGCAAGCGGCGCGCCGTCTGGGCACGGCTGAAAGGCATGGCGATCGCCGGCAAGCCCGTGCCTTTTGTCACCGACCTTGCACTTGAAGATTGCGCTGTGCAGAATTCGCTGGCGGAGAATCTGGCCGAGGGTCGCGGCGCTCGCGACCGCGCTCACCGCGCCGCCTGGGTGAGCCGCCTGCCGTGCCGCGCAAAAGCAAGGTCGTGCAGTCATGTTGAAGGATGGGCTGATATGAGTGCCGCCGAGCAAACCGAAATCATCATCATTGGCGGCGGCATTGCCGGCGCCGGTGCCGCCTTCGAGATGTCCCGCACTTCCAAGGTGGTCGTGCTCGAGCGGGAAAGCCATTGCGGCTACCACACCACCGGTCGCTCCGCGGCGAGCTTTACCGAAAATTACGGCAACGGCATCATTCGTCGCATCGTGCTGGCGAGCCGGGCTTTCCTGACCGAGCCGCCTAGCGGCTTCTGCGATTACCCGCTGCTTAGCAAACGCGGCATGATCACCGTGGCACGCGCCGACCAGCTCGAACTCCTGCGGGAGGATCTGGAGGCCGCGCAGGCCTTGGTCCCCTCGATCGTCGCGATGACACCGGCCGAGGCGATTGCGCGCGTACCGGTGCTGCGCGCGGATTATCTCGCCGGCGCCTATATCGAACCGCATTCGATGGACATCGATGTGAACGGCCTGCATCAAGGCTATCTGCGCGGCGCCCGCGCGTGTGGCGCGCGCATCGTCACCAATGCCGGCGTCAAGGCCATCGGACGGCAAGGCGGTCAATGGCGGGCCGAAACCCCAGCAGGAACATTCCTTGCGCCAATGCTGGTCAATGCCGCCGGTGCCTGGGGCGATCAGATCGCCGTCATGGCTGGGGTCCGCCCAATCGGCCTGCAGCCGAAGCGCCGCACCGCTTTCAACATTCCAGCGCCCGCCGGTGTCGACATTTCAGACTGGCCTCTGGTCAACGATATCGGCGCCGAATTCTATTTCAAGCCGGATGCCGGGCAGCTGTTCGTCTCGCCCGCCGATGCAACGCCGTCCGCGCCGATGGATGCCTATGCCGAGGATATCGATGTCGCGATCGGTGCCGAGCGTCTCGAACGGGCGACTACGATCGAAGTGCAGCGGGTGTCGCGCTCATGGGCGGGCTTGCGGACCTTCGTCGCGGATGGGTCGCCGGTGGTCGGACCGGATGACGAGGTCCCGGATTTCATCTGGCTGGTCGGGCAGGGTGGCTACGGCATCAAAACCTCGCCGGCGCTGTCGCGCGTCTGCGCCAGCCTGATCGCGGGCAAGGGTTTTCCGGACGATGTCGCAAGGCAGGGCGTGTCGATGGACGATCTCACGCCGCACCGACTGCGCGGCGTCGAGCCTAAAGCCAGGCAGGTTGCTTCATGAGCGATGCCGCACTCACAGCCGGCGGCAGGCTGGCCGGGCATCTGCTGGAGAGGCTTGCGCACGCCACCACCGATACACCGGGGATCACGCGCGTCGCCTACGGGCCCGGCGAGCGCTTCGCCCACGATCTCATGCGCGACGAAGCGGAGAAGCTCGGCGCCACGGCGCGTTTCGATGTGGCCGGCAATCTCTATTTGACGCTGAAGGGCCGTAATCCGGATTTGCCGGCGATTGTCATCGGTTCGCATCTCGACAGCGTGCCGCATGGCGGCAATTTCGACGGCGCCGCGGGTGTCGTGGCCGGGCTGGCGGTGATGGCCGAACTGGTCGGGCAAGGCATTCAATTGCCGCGCGACCTGATCGTGCTGGCGACCCGCGCCGAAGAGGCTGTCTGGTTTCCGCTGTCCTATCCCGGCAGCCAGGCAGCACTTGGCCTGCTGGAGCCGGCGGCGCTCGAAGCGAAGCGGTCCGACAGCGGACGCACGCTTGCGGATCACATGCATGAGGAAGGCTTCGACCCTGATGCCGTGCGGCGCGGTGTGCCGGGCATCGATGCCGGCCGGATCGCGGCTTTCGTCGAAGTGCATATCGAGCAGGGACCGCGCCTTATCGCATCCGCTGCGCCGGTCGGTATCGTCACCGGTATCGCCGGCGGCTTCCGCTATGTCGATGCGAAATGCCTTGGCGCCTACGCGCATTCCGGTGCCGAGCCGCGCTTTGCCCGCCATGACAGCGTGCTCGGCTTTGCCGATCTGGTCGCCGGCCTTGAAGTGGAATGGGACGCGCTCGAGCGTGAAGGGCATGAGGCCACCATCACCTTCGGCCGGGTGGAATCCGATCCGAGCCAGCACGGCGGCAGCCGCGTCCTGGGCGAACTTCGCTTCACGCTCGATGTGCGCAGCGCCGAGGCCGCTGTCCTGGAACGGATCGAGGCTCGCCTTCATGCGCTTTTCGCCGAAGTCGGCGCCAAGCGCGGCGTCAGCTTTGAGGCCGGACCGCGCTTCACCTGGGAGCCGGCGACCATGTCGCCGGCGCTGATCGCGAGGCTGGACCGCGCTGCCGCCGAGCTGCAAATGCCCGCGCCGCATGTGCCGAGCGGGGCGGGGCATGATGCGGCCACCTTTGCCGGCTCCGACATTGCGACCGCCATGATCTTCGTGCGCAACGAGAACGGCAGTCACAACCCGGATGAAGCGATGGAGATCGCCGATCTCGATCAGGCGATCCGTCTGCTTCTTCGCTTCGTCACCGACTTCGACAATCCCCTGGGACAGCCATGAACCTTGCCGCGACCGCGTTGCTCGTCATCGACCTGCAGAACGAATACCGCCCCGGTGCCGCTTGGCCGGTCATGGGCTATGACGCGGTGCTCGCCAACACCGCCGCGTTGATCGAAGCCGCCCGGGCGGCGGGCGTGCCGGTCATCCATGCGCAGGCCTGGGTGAAACCGGAGGAACGCGACGGCTATGCGCGGCAGGAGGAAATCCTGACCGAGGAATTCCGCTCCGCCGTCGCGGGCAGCGAAGGTGCTGCGATCTGCACCGAGGTGGCGGCGCTGCCCGGCGACATCGTCATCCACAAGCACTGGCCGAGCGCCTTTCACCGCACCGACCTTTCAAAACGGCTTGCCGACCTCAAGGTCGAGAACCTGGTGGTGACCGGCGTGCTCACCGACAGCTGCGTGACCGAGAGCGTGTTCGACGCGGTCTATCAGGGGTTCAGGGTCTGGCTGGTCAAGGACGCCTGCGGCAGCATGAGCGAAGCCATGCACCGCACCGGCATGCTCGATATGGCCAACCGGCTCTACGGCGGCGGTATACTGCGCCTGCCCGAGGCGCTGAAGGCGCTCGCCGGCCAGCCCTT is a genomic window of Mesorhizobium huakuii containing:
- a CDS encoding SDR family NAD(P)-dependent oxidoreductase, giving the protein MNRLQGSVVLIAGAASGIGAAIAQRCVAEGASVVCADHDLAAATQLADTLGPSAAACQCDVTEIGSARDAVEFARQKFGRLDGLVYNAAAPSTNATVVDLDEQSWRRELDVGLTGAFLMSKYAVPLIAAGGGGSVVFIGSQFGRVATTRAVAYCAAKAGLIHLAKAMAVDHAPDKVRVNSLSPGAVATTRLLRRFPDFEAANAGLGPAHLLGRIAEPEEIAAAAAFLLSSDASFVTGSDMLVDGGYATR
- a CDS encoding MFS transporter, with protein sequence MRVQRRSLILFVIAGVCSSRLTAAFMGSIAQSAMRLWRNAERSRAMLPIMASVCLACIGSAMLTTAVSFHLGKPGVNPNVVQIVLTAYPVGFLIGCLMTRPLVARYGHERTFLLILTTALLSALGFVFTDFIPAWFCFRLLGGMSMASMFVVCESWINLYAEQHNRGAMFSIYMLTTAIAVLLGQILVALVGPQSPHLFLVAAATVLLAFAPKFAGSRWPALPSVPTDPAPAPGAKADRRLGPLALFRLAPVTVVAIFQAGITNMNIFVLTPLYGTQIGLSAAATVWLVTTISIAGMLAQTPVGWLSDRFDRRLMLLAQGLVSVTACAAIAWVGTLSVPLLFVLFFLYGATALTIYPVAMAFGASQLHSRHMVAASGTLLLLYSIGNVATPGVAAGLMAHLGPPAMFLLLGGGAALVTLAACYNLLRRPVTAPVMQSVEERG
- a CDS encoding RidA family protein, producing the protein MTIERLENGQRFCRVLRYNGTVYVSGLTADDLSGDTTAQTKQIFAKIDALLAKAGSDKSKLLSAQIWLRDIADFDMMNAAWDAWIDRSAMPVRATVEARLAGDQYRVEIMVTAAVG
- the hydA gene encoding dihydropyrimidinase, whose translation is MHELVIKGGRVALDDGWAECDIAVDEGRIAAIGTGLTGKAVIGAGGRWVMPGGIDAHCHLDQPVWGGAGNADDFESGTISAAFGGTTCIVPFGMPGPDMTTIGAIDRALDRATGRAVIDYGLHAVVTMGTGSDVEQQLSLLAGRGIASVKLFMTYQGFAVDDDLFLKVLDTARTLGWIVMVHAENDAAIRRTRQRLIDLGRTDIRYHVVAHSETMEREATHRALAFAEMTGARMTIVHVSSLQSVEEVARARGRGVDAIAETCPQYLFIGAADLDRQAIDAARFVFSPPPRSPRSHEHLWQALIDGGIDLWSSDHSPYFFADKIARSQTPGFTTTLSGIPGIETRLPLLFSEGVLTGRLTLERYLDLTSRNAAAIYGLAHAKGRIAVGLDADLALWDPTVTWTLGHAALHSRVDFTPYEGRRVTGKPTTVLVRGVPVVADGKLQVPPGFGQFVVRTAGDPARSGKPVEETTPWLDA
- a CDS encoding nitrilase-related carbon-nitrogen hydrolase, which produces MARCLTIAVAQTGPIQRSASRAETVERLVHLLEQSAAAGAEIVAFPEMALTTFFPRWRIDDQAEIDAFFEQSMPGPETQRLYAAAARLKVGFALGYCEIAREDGRTRHFNTMDLVGPDGRFIGRYRKMHVPGSSEPEEGTTTHLERRYFEPGNLGFPVFDYRGVRLGMAICNDRRWPETYRMLCLNGAEVVLLGYNTPLLLDEAPALAHLRMFHNHLPMQAGAYQNTLWVAAAAKAGLEDGQALIGGSCIIAPTGEIAAQAMSLGDEVIVHRADLDLIETCRKVNFNFALYRRPDQYRRISEPV
- a CDS encoding FAD-dependent oxidoreductase, whose protein sequence is MSVIEANRIQGTVAPPADLLSLSEIVENGLCIGCGLCRSIATPDAIEMVMTPEGRERPVARQALDRPTLMRINAVCPGTRIAGPPPAQASNATLTDTVWGPAERLVLGRAGDPTVRFIGSGGGVLTALGQFLLSSGRVKFVLHVAASQSQPMRSERRLSFDAASMLEGAGSRYGPATTLVDFGEILDRGEPFALIAKPCDITAVRNLARLDPRVDRYMRYALAFVCGGASDLSKSEQVLQRFGLAEDELALFRYRGYGNPGLNRIETSDGRAFELTYRQLWEDEDKWMIQPRCKICPDAIGQVADIAVHDAWLNGGPAVEDEALNGIIVRTKRGLELFDAAVEAGVLEIKRETGFAEISELQSHQLRKRRAVWARLKGMAIAGKPVPFVTDLALEDCAVQNSLAENLAEGRGARDRAHRAAWVSRLPCRAKARSCSHVEGWADMSAAEQTEIIIIGGGIAGAGAAFEMSRTSKVVVLERESHCGYHTTGRSAASFTENYGNGIIRRIVLASRAFLTEPPSGFCDYPLLSKRGMITVARADQLELLREDLEAAQALVPSIVAMTPAEAIARVPVLRADYLAGAYIEPHSMDIDVNGLHQGYLRGARACGARIVTNAGVKAIGRQGGQWRAETPAGTFLAPMLVNAAGAWGDQIAVMAGVRPIGLQPKRRTAFNIPAPAGVDISDWPLVNDIGAEFYFKPDAGQLFVSPADATPSAPMDAYAEDIDVAIGAERLERATTIEVQRVSRSWAGLRTFVADGSPVVGPDDEVPDFIWLVGQGGYGIKTSPALSRVCASLIAGKGFPDDVARQGVSMDDLTPHRLRGVEPKARQVAS
- a CDS encoding Zn-dependent hydrolase — encoded protein: MSDAALTAGGRLAGHLLERLAHATTDTPGITRVAYGPGERFAHDLMRDEAEKLGATARFDVAGNLYLTLKGRNPDLPAIVIGSHLDSVPHGGNFDGAAGVVAGLAVMAELVGQGIQLPRDLIVLATRAEEAVWFPLSYPGSQAALGLLEPAALEAKRSDSGRTLADHMHEEGFDPDAVRRGVPGIDAGRIAAFVEVHIEQGPRLIASAAPVGIVTGIAGGFRYVDAKCLGAYAHSGAEPRFARHDSVLGFADLVAGLEVEWDALEREGHEATITFGRVESDPSQHGGSRVLGELRFTLDVRSAEAAVLERIEARLHALFAEVGAKRGVSFEAGPRFTWEPATMSPALIARLDRAAAELQMPAPHVPSGAGHDAATFAGSDIATAMIFVRNENGSHNPDEAMEIADLDQAIRLLLRFVTDFDNPLGQP
- a CDS encoding cysteine hydrolase family protein, whose protein sequence is MNLAATALLVIDLQNEYRPGAAWPVMGYDAVLANTAALIEAARAAGVPVIHAQAWVKPEERDGYARQEEILTEEFRSAVAGSEGAAICTEVAALPGDIVIHKHWPSAFHRTDLSKRLADLKVENLVVTGVLTDSCVTESVFDAVYQGFRVWLVKDACGSMSEAMHRTGMLDMANRLYGGGILRLPEALKALAGQPFDGWRCTRPVEFVYTLETVDRIYEAL